A segment of the Synechococcales cyanobacterium T60_A2020_003 genome:
TCCTATCGACGTTCAAAGATTACGCCCAAAAAAAGAAGGCTGGCTTAGCCTTCTCCTTTAAAATTCACCATGGATTGAGAACTATTCAGAGTTCCATTACTGAATTGCGTCCATCACCTTGAAGATGGGCAGATACATCGCTACTAGGATCGATCCAACCATGCCTCCAAGAACGAGAATCATCAACGGCTCCATAACGCTCGTCAGCGCCTTAACCGCTTGCTCTACCTCATCCTCATAAAAGTCAGCCACTTTCATAAGCATGCTGTCGATTTCTCCCGTTTCCTCACCAATACTGATCATCTGAATCGCCATTACCGGAAATACTTGCTCTCGCTGTAAGGCAAGACTGATCATGCCTCCGGTTTGCACTTCTTTGCGGGCGGAATCGATTGCGTTCGCAATGACCTGATTTCCGGCGGTATCCCGCACAATTTCCAGGGACGTCAGAATCGGAACCCCCGAACGGGATAGCGAACCAAAGGTACGACAGAAGCGAGCCGTTGCTGTTTTCTGAAGCAAGTCACCAAACAAGGGCATTTTGAGAGAAAAACGATCCACGGTTTCTCGGCCTACCCGCGTCTTGTAGTACATCCGAAATGCGATCACAAGCGCCACAACGACCACAATGAATCCAAGCACATACAGCGGAGTGCGGAGAAAATCGCTGATTGCCATCATCAACTTCGTGAAGGCGGGCAGTTCAGCGTCTAGCTCTTCAAAAATGTTGGCAAAAATAGGCAACAGAAAAACGGTCATCCCGATAAAGACCAAAACCGCAATACTACCCACCGCAACCGGGTAGGCCATTGCTGACTTAATTTGGTTATTCAATCGAGCAACGTCTTCTAGAAGTTTGGCAAGTCGGTTCATCACTTCGTCAAGTACACCGCCTACCTCGCCAGCCTGCACCATGCTCACATACAATCCATCAAAACAATGGGGATGCTTACGCATAGCATCAGACAGATTGGTTCCCTGCTGCACATCGGAACTAATTTCCTGGAGTGCCATCTTTAATTTAGGGTTTGGGCACTGGTCTGATAAGACACCCAGACCTCGTACCATCGCAACTCCAGCATTGATCAACACCGCAAACTGCCGCGAGAAAATCGCCTTATCCTTGACGGAGACCGAAGTCATCGCCATTTGGATCTGCTTGAGATCGAAGTTGAGGTTAAATCCGCGATCCTCTTTGAGTTCTTGAACAAAGAGTCCTCTATCACGCAGCAGGGTGCGTGCTTCACCAGGAGAATCAGCAACGATTTTCTGCTTTTTGGGG
Coding sequences within it:
- a CDS encoding type II secretion system F family protein, whose amino-acid sequence is MPTYVVQARDAKGNPKKQKIVADSPGEARTLLRDRGLFVQELKEDRGFNLNFDLKQIQMAMTSVSVKDKAIFSRQFAVLINAGVAMVRGLGVLSDQCPNPKLKMALQEISSDVQQGTNLSDAMRKHPHCFDGLYVSMVQAGEVGGVLDEVMNRLAKLLEDVARLNNQIKSAMAYPVAVGSIAVLVFIGMTVFLLPIFANIFEELDAELPAFTKLMMAISDFLRTPLYVLGFIVVVVALVIAFRMYYKTRVGRETVDRFSLKMPLFGDLLQKTATARFCRTFGSLSRSGVPILTSLEIVRDTAGNQVIANAIDSARKEVQTGGMISLALQREQVFPVMAIQMISIGEETGEIDSMLMKVADFYEDEVEQAVKALTSVMEPLMILVLGGMVGSILVAMYLPIFKVMDAIQ